The Naumovozyma dairenensis CBS 421 chromosome 3, complete genome genome has a window encoding:
- the AMD2 gene encoding putative amidase (similar to Saccharomyces cerevisiae AMD2 (YDR242W); ancestral locus Anc_8.467), with product MSATWEDIVKEKRSQLYNKIPKEWRFDEKILNRLKADKTSLSKNLDLVCPELENEITHSTILKLKEKISSNTLTCYQVSYAFCHRAALIHQVLNCLSEIMFQNALEYAKNLDINKSKISELPPLYGIPISLKDQCNVVGVDTTLGYVSRAMKPKELNDESLIVTLLESLGAVTYAKTTVPPSMMATETNSNLFGYTLNGLNQNFSTGGSSGGEGALISCSGSLLGLGTDIGGSIRIPSSYHGLFGLKPSTGKIPYLKVDNSFEGREIIPSVIGPLAKDLDDLRYFLEVIVNHCKPWKYDVNCSPYEFSHYKDYELRKEKGKPFIVGIWYGDGVITLPPSDLRALKYCKEVIDQALIAGEHIRTMEWDPPVELNKELHDLAMEADIADAGNEISLEFSKSGEPTIDILKPMVEITNSHTYSVNQWWDLSRRCYITKQKFREYYNSLAEDQRPDVIIAPTTLTAFRPGDMMKTSLRYILFVNVLNFPSLSIPVGNVDLMKDQKMDVTTALNPEDEMVIQYWNSLVDSGEVENFPIGLQIISPIFQDDNVCRFGSWLMHKIDKK from the coding sequence ATGTCAGCTACTTGGGAAGATATAGTCAAAGAAAAACGATCTCAATTGTACAATAAAATTCCCAAAGAATGGAGATTTGATGAGAAAATACTAAATCGATTAAAAGCAGATAAGACAAGTCTTTCTAAAAACTTAGATCTGGTATGCCCAGAACTTGAAAACGAAATAACTCATTCAACGATTCTAAAgctaaaagaaaaaatctcATCAAATACTTTAACCTGTTATCAAGTGTCATATGCTTTTTGCCATAGAGCTGCTTTAATCCATCAGGTTTTAAATTGTCTTTCGGAAATAATGTTTCAAAATGCTCTAGAATATGCAAAAAATTTAGATATCAATAAATCGAAGATCTCGGAGTTACCACCCTTATATGGCATCccaatatcattaaaggATCAATGTAACGTTGTCGGCGTAGATACCACGCTTGGATACGTATCGAGAGCAATGAAACCTAAAGAATTGAACGATGAATCTTTGATCGTTACATTATTAGAAAGTTTAGGTGCGGTTACTTATGCCAAAACAACTGTACCTCCCTCCATGATGGCTACAGAAACTAATTCCAATCTGTTTGGATATACACTCAATGgattaaatcaaaatttttcaactgGCGGTTCCTCTGGAGGCGAAGGTGCTCTAATTAGTTGTTCTGGATCTTTGTTAGGACTAGGTACCGATATTGGAGGATCTATTAGAATTCCAAGCTCTTATCATGGATTATTCGGATTGAAACCAAGTACTGGTAAAATTCCATATTTAAAAGTAGATAATTCATTCGAGGGTAGAGAAATAATCCCAAGTGTTATAGGGCCTTTGGCTAAAGACTTAGATGATTTACGATATTTCTTGGAAGTAATAGTCAATCATTGTAAACCCTGGAAATATGACGTGAATTGCTCACCATATGAATTTTCACATTACAAGGACTACGAACttcgaaaagaaaaggGGAAACCTTTTATTGTCGGGATATGGTATGGTGATGGAGTTATTACTCTGCCACCTAGCGATTTAAGGGCATTAAAATATTGTAAGGAGGTAATCGATCAAGCACTCATCGCTGGTGAACATATTCGCACAATGGAATGGGACCCGCCtgttgaattaaataaGGAGCTCCATGACCTCGCTATGGAAGCAGATATCGCAGATGCTGGTAATGAAATCTCTTTGGAATTTTCTAAAAGTGGCGAACCAACAATAGATATTTTAAAGCCTATGGTTGAAATAACCAACTCTCATACATATTCAGTAAATCAATGGTGGGATTTGAGCAGACGTTGTTATATTACGAAGCAAAAGTTCAGGGAGTattataattcattagCTGAAGATCAAAGACCCGATGTTATCATTGCACCAACGACTTTGACAGCGTTTCGGCCGGGCGATATGATGAAAACCTCATTGAGATACATTTTGTTTGTGaatgttttgaattttccTTCACTATCTATTCCAGTTGGCAATGTTGATTTGATGAAAGATCAAAAAATGGATGTCACAACGGCACTGAATcctgaagatgaaatggTGATACAATATTGGAATTCATTGGTTGATTCAGGTGAGGTTGAGAATTTCCCTATCGGTTTGCAAATTATTAGTCCAATTTTCCAAGATGACAATGTTTGTCGATTTGGCTCGTGGTTAATGCATAAAATtgataagaaataa
- the PRP28 gene encoding mRNA splicing protein PRP28 (similar to Saccharomyces cerevisiae PRP28 (YDR243C); ancestral locus Anc_8.469), with protein MSRPVDINTLLNRKKQLSNGGSTIATNKVTKNTASNGDEKPKFLSKEERYRLIQDMESNNKRSSIDPDLELVNEIISSTATRNVSVQRTDVDEEKAYDNPFNTGQKTCFTKTVIHTKKSTKDRRFQFDWDADEDTLQDYTPIVQRKFMLPNNSNKNKKELDYMGKHWKEKSLSEMTPRDWRILREDFNITIKSGDSSSIKSPLRNWDELKLLPPILDDILINKLNFKDPTPIQRITIPNILLQNDRDFIGVASTGSGKTLAFILPILIKLLETGDKPINLKKIDGPMSLILVPTRELAQQIQSEADKIISFLRPSYNFNTCSIVGGYSLEEISRNLNEKACDLLIATPGKLIECLENHILTIQKISFLVLDEADKMIDLGFEDQLKSILNQIKIENVLTNYKILMFTATMSTPIEKIARGYLNQPINAIINADGSKSSIPQIRQIIEYCPSEEQRYQKIVSLLKSHPNELVIIFINYKSTADWLANKFQNERTSYSSSRSAFKCTVLHGSKSQEQREHSLQLLRSHRVQILIATNVAARGLDIPNVTTVFNFQMSKTFEDYVHRIGRTGRAGNTGLAITYLGDEEDQDIANELYSYQREHNPLNNNIFQDVLKKKYGVGKPQFEAILQ; from the coding sequence ATGAGCAGACCTGTCGATATAAACACCTTGCTGAATAGGAAAAAACAGTTAAGCAATGGAGGCTCTACTATTGCTACGAATAAAGTAACCAAAAACACTGCTTCCAATGGTGATGAGAAACCAAAGTTTTTATCAAAGGAGGAAAGATATCGTTTGATTCAGGATATGGAATCAAACAACAAGCGGTCAAGTATTGATCCAGATTTGGAGCTTGTTAATGAGATAATATCCTCAACGGCAACAAGAAATGTTTCTGTTCAAAGGACCgatgttgatgaagaaaaagcCTATGACAATCCTTTCAATACAGGACAAAAAACATGCTTTACAAAAACAGTAATACATACcaaaaaatcaacaaaaGATCGTcgatttcaatttgattGGGATGCAGATGAAGATACGCTTCAAGATTACACTCCGATTGTACAAAGAAAGTTCATGTTACcgaataatagtaataaaaataagaaagaattagattACATGGGGAAACattggaaagaaaaatcattaagTGAAATGACACCCAGAGATTGGAGAATCTTAAGAGAGGATTTCAATATTACAATTAAAAGCGGTGATTCTAGTTCAATTAAATCGCCTTTAAGAAACTGGGATGAGCTGAAATTACTCCCCCCGATATTAGACGATATAttgataaataaattaaatttcaaagatcCAACTCcaattcaaagaataaCGATCCCAAATATCTTATTGCAAAATGATAGAGATTTTATTGGTGTCGCTTCTACTGGGTCTGGTAAGACGTTAGCTTTCATTTTACCAATCTTGATTAAACTATTAGAAACAGGCGACAAACCAATAAAtctgaaaaaaattgatggCCCAATGAGTTTGATTTTAGTACCAACTAGAGAATTGGCTCAACAAATTCAATCAGAGGCAGATAAAATCATTAGCTTTTTACGCCCATCATACAATTTTAATACATGTTCTATAGTCGGCGGTTATTCTTTGGaagaaatatcaagaaatttaaatgaaaaagcATGTGACCTTCTGATTGCAACTCCAGGGAAACTAATTGAATGTTTAGAAAATCATATCTTAACTATTCAGaagatttcatttttaGTGCTTGATGAAGCAGATAAAATGATCGACTTAGGATTTGAAGATCAACTGAAAAGTATTTTAAACCAAATTAAGATTGAGAATGTTTTAACtaattataaaattttGATGTTCACAGCAACAATGTCAACACCCATTGAGAAAATTGCTCGAGGTTATTTAAATCAACCAATAAACGCAATTATTAACGCTGATGGTTCAAAAAGCTCAATACCACAAATCAGacaaattattgaatattgtCCTTCTGAAGAACAACGATATCAAAAGATTGTTTCACTATTAAAAAGTCATCCTAATGAATTGgttatcatctttatcaattataAATCAACGGCAGATTGGCTTGcaaataaatttcaaaatgaacGCACCTCTTATTCATCTTCGAGATCTGCTTTCAAATGTACGGTTTTGCATGGTTCAAAATCACAAGAACAAAGAGAACATTCTTTACAATTACTTAGATCGCATAGAGTTCAGATTTTAATTGCCACTAATGTCGCAGCAAGAGGGTTAGATATTCCGAATGTTACCActgttttcaatttccaaATGTCAAAAACATTCGAGGATTATGTTCATAGAATAGGTAGGACAGGTCGTGCTGGGAATACAGGTTTAGCCATCACATATTTAGGAGATGAAGAAGACCAAGATATTGCTAATGAACTTTATTCCTATCAGAGAGAACATAATCCATtgaacaataatatattccaagatgttttgaaaaagaaatacgGCGTTGGTAAACCACAATTTGAAGCTATTttacaataa
- the PEX5 gene encoding Pex5p (similar to Saccharomyces cerevisiae PEX5 (YDR244W); ancestral locus Anc_8.470) → MTECSVNNNPLARLNNVTQKDNASIANTNLLQGGDRYNNSRYLQQDQQRGPVFDTGQTHVSDTSKQHINNFFHGSSNALPNQNGQHLSPLNLTPNTIMMTHGNTLNTTSPQYNILTNNSAWSNEFQNSSKNSRVTADKPSVLSSSSSSFRPQLQPSSQLVNNFGPTSSSRFLNNNSINQPFLSHPPAHQQKQKQYQQENTNWDQQFHDLETEISKNLNIAKDDIDHQQNSTIDENVNDDDINQYQSEFQKVWDTLHEENENLIPSISQMNTNNFTTSMNYQFSTDTTESKNQYLHNPNAYEIGCILMENGAKLSDAAMAFEAAIKQDMNHVQAWLKLGLVQIQNEKELNGIAALESCINLDPNNLLAMENLAISYINEGYDISAYNMLNKWLDIKYPENAANDDSTLINEELKDNKNRNLNDLILKKFLKIGQINNNANDAEFQLCLGLLHYSNDDFDKTLECFQNALKINPNDELMWNRLGASLANSNRSEEAIKAYHKAINLKPSFVRARYNLAVASMNIGCYQEAAGHLLTVLKMHQVHGQDNTSVKTDTAVLETLKRVLIAMDRNDLLDKVYPGMDLSPFSKEFAF, encoded by the coding sequence ATGACTGAATGTTCTGTTAACAACAACCCTTTGGCAAGATTAAACAATGTTACTCAGAAGGATAACGCATCCATCGCGAATACCAATTTACTCCAAGGCGGCGACCGTTACAATAACAGCCGTTACCTTCAACAGGACCAACAAAGAGGTCCCGTTTTTGATACAGGTCAAACACATGTTTCGGACACAAGTAAGCAACACATCAACAACTTTTTCCATGGTTCATCTAATGCTCTTCCGAACCAAAATGGACAACATTTGAGTCCTCTCAACTTAACCCCGAACACGATAATGATGACTCATGGAAACACTTTGAACACTACTAGCCCTCAATATAATATCCTAACTAATAACTCTGCTTGGTCAAATGAGTTTCAAAATAGTAGTAAGAATAGCCGCGTCACAGCCGATAAACCATCTGTATTgtcgtcatcttcatcgtctTTCCGCCCGCAGCTGCAACCATCCTCACAGTTGGTAAATAATTTCGGACCCACTTCATCATCCAGATTCTTAAATAACAACAGCATTAATCAGCCATTCTTATCACACCCACCTGCACACCagcaaaaacaaaaacagtatcaacaagaaaataCAAACTGGGATCAACAATTCCATGACTTAGAAACGGAAATCTCCAAAAATCTGAACATAGCAAAGGACGATATCGATCATCAACAAAACAGTACTATCGATGAAAATGTTAATGATGACGATATAAATCAATACCAATCAGAATTTCAGAAAGTTTGGGATACACTACACGAAGagaatgaaaatttaattcCATCCATTTCACAAATGAATACAAACAATTTCACCACTTCGATGAATTATCAATTCTCTACTGATACCACTGAATCCAAGAATCAATATCTACATAACCCTAATGCCTATGAAATCGGTTGTATATTGATGGAAAATGGTGCAAAGTTAAGTGATGCAGCAATGGCATTCGAAGCCGCAATTAAACAAGATATGAACCATGTACAAGCATGGTTGAAATTGGGGCTTGTTCAAATACAAAATGAGAAGGAGTTGAACGGAATTGCCGCGTTAGAAAGTTGTATTAATTTGGATCCTAATAACTTGTTAGCAATGGAAAATTTAGCTATTAGTTACATCAATGAAGGGTACGACATCAGTGCTTATAATATGTTAAATAAATGGCTTGATATCAAATATCCAGAAAATGCTGCAAATGATGATAGCacattaattaatgaagaattgaaagataataagaataggaatttaaatgatctaatcttaaagaaatttttaaaaattggccagattaataataatgcgAATGATGCAGAATTCCAATTATGTCTCGGTTTATTACATTACTCCAATGACGACTTTGATAAGACTTTAGAATGTTTCCAAAATGCGTTGAAGATTAAtccaaatgatgaattgatgTGGAATCGTCTTGGTGCATCGCTTGCTAATTCAAACAGATCTGAAGAAGCCATTAAAGCTTATCATAAGGCAATAAATTTGAAGCCATCATTTGTAAGAGCAAGATATAATTTAGCTGTAGCATCAATGAATATTGGATGTTATCAAGAGGCTGCAGGACATCTCCTAACAGTGTTAAAAATGCATCAAGTGCATGGACAAGATAATACTAGTGTTAAGACAGATACTGCAGTTTTGGAGACTTTGAAAAGAGTACTTATTGCCATGGATAGAAATGATCTTCTAGATAAAGTGTACCCTGGGATGGATCTAAGTCCATTCAGCAAGGAGTTTGCATTTTAA
- the MNN10 gene encoding alpha-1,6-mannosyltransferase (similar to Saccharomyces cerevisiae MNN10 (YDR245W); ancestral locus Anc_8.471) encodes MPSPHNNLYDGDDDDYKDGKSKRRLSKWQYFIRNKLTQLEQLCNFHKILQYNVGQNPKKTLTIFSLVILIVFFCLKGTLFGSDTSTYASGILKSSTSSMGKTSANLNIQDYYDEDKFFDLQMKKSKWKFWQKDPKIVIILAANEGGGVLKWKNEEEWAIEKLSINDKKKYAKRHGYGLTIKDLTIAKRYSHEYREGWQKVDILRQTKREFPNAEWFWWLDLDTLIMEPDKSLEDHIFNRLDSIVDRSLNEFNPLGLEQDIPYLDTSQDLEFLITQDCGGFNLGSFFIKNTKWADLLLDIWWDPVTYEQKHMVWEHREQDALESLYATQSWIRSKVGFLPLRSINAFPPGACSEFKDDPRYFYNPNDHDFLVNMAGCNFGRDCWGEMKYYTTLLEKMHSKWYSRFF; translated from the coding sequence ATGCCATCGCCGCATAACAATCTTTATGATGGGGACGACGACGATTATAAAGATGGTAAGTCGAAAAGAAGGCTTTCTAAATGGCAATATTTCATAAGGAACAAACTAACTCAATTAGAACAACTATGCAACTTTCACAAAATACTACAATATAACGTTGGGCAGAACCCTAAGAAAACATTGACGATTTTTTCCCTTGTCATTCTTATCGTATTCTTTTGTCTTAAAGGTACGTTGTTTGGATCAGATACTTCAACGTATGCATCAGgaatattgaaatcatCCACTTCGAGCATGGGGAAAACTTCTGCTAATTTGAACattcaagattattatGATGAGGATAAATTCTTCGAtttacaaatgaaaaaatccAAATGGAAATTTTGGCAAAAAGATCCCAAGATTGTTATTATACTTGCTGCCAATGAAGGTGGTGGGGTCTTAAAATGGAAGAATGAGGAAGAATGGgctattgaaaaattatccattaatgataagaaaaaatatgcaAAGAGACATGGGTATGGATTAACTATTAAGGATTTAACTATTGCTAAAAGATATTCCCATGAATATAGAGAAGGATGGCAAAAAGTGGATATATTGAGACAAACAAAGAGAGAGTTCCCAAATGCTGAATGGTTTTGGTGGTTGGACTTGGATACTTTGATTATGGAACCTGATAAATCTTTAGAAGAtcatattttcaatagattAGATTCTATTGTGGATAGGAGCCTGAATGAGTTTAATCCATTGGGATTGGAACAAGATATTCCATATTTAGATACATCTCAAGATTTAGAATTTTTGATTACTCAAGATTGTGGTGGGTTTAACTTAGgttcatttttcataaaGAACACAAAATGGGCTGATCTGCTGCTGGATATTTGGTGGGATCCTGTTACTTATGAACAAAAACATATGGTTTGGGAACATAGAGAACAAGACGCTTTAGAATCTCTTTATGCTACACAATCGTGGATTCGTTCTAAAGTCGGATTTTTACCATTAAGATCCATTAATGCATTCCCACCAGGAGCATGTTctgaatttaaagatgatcCAAGATATTTCTACAACCCAAATGATCATGACTTCCTTGTAAATATGGCTGGTTGTAATTTCGGTAGAGATTGTTGGGgagaaatgaaatattatacCACTCTTTTAGAAAAGATGCACTCTAAGTGGTACTCTAGATTTTTCTGA
- the TRS23 gene encoding TRAPP subunit TRS23 (similar to Saccharomyces cerevisiae TRS23 (YDR246W); ancestral locus Anc_8.476), with translation MAIQSLLIVNKSGGLIYHRNFTGTGSHEQQKQPLNSNDYLILASTLHGVFAIASQLTPKALQLSQTQIDYTIPYIPNLGTSSGAANATSSGGRGSNIGKLGSFKGDDFFKDSFTSWNKSGLRQLCTDQFTMFIYQTMSGLKFIAISSTVMPQRQDLNPDRNKNINPNNLAIQVADNFLRKVYCLYSDYVMKDPFYSMEMPIKSDLFEKKVNAMIDNIS, from the coding sequence ATGGCCATACAGTCTTTACTAATTGTCAACAAATCAGGAGGTTTAATTTATCACAGGAATTTCACAGGAACAGGCAGTCatgaacaacaaaaacagCCATTGAATAGCaatgattatttaattctaGCTAGTACATTGCATGGTGTCTTTGCTATAGCTAGTCAGCTAACCCCAAAGGCATTGCAACTTTCACAGACACAGATCGACTATACGATACCTTATATTCCTAATCTCGGCACTTCAAGTGGGGCCGCAAATGCAACATCATCCGGTGGTAGAGGATCGAATATTGGTAAATTAGGAAGTTTTAAAGGCGatgatttcttcaaagattCATTTACTAGTTGGAATAAGAGCGGGTTAAGACAATTATGTACAGATCAATTTACTATGTTTATCTATCAAACCATGTCAGGCTTGAAATTTATTGCCATCAGTTCCACAGTAATGCCCCAGAGACAAGATTTAAATCCTGATCGTAATAAGAACATCAATCCAAATAATTTGGCCATTCAAGTTGCTGACAACTTTTTAAGGAAAGTTTATTGTTTATACAGTGATTATGTTATGAAGGATCCATTTTATTCTATGGAGATGCCCATTAAATCTGATTTATTTGAGAAAAAAGTAAACGCAATGATAGATAACATAAGTTGA